The Nocardioides marmorisolisilvae genomic interval CGAGCCCAGACGTACGCCGGCACCGACCGGCAGTGCCGTGGCCGGCTGCTCGCCGTGCTCCGCGACGCACCCGGCTCGGTCACCCGGTCCCAGCTGGACCGTGCCTGGACGGACCGGCCCCAACGCGAGCGAGCGCTGGCCTCCCTGCTCGACGACGGTCTCGTCGTGGAGCAGGTCGACCAGCGCTATGCCCTACCCGGCTGAGCCAAGGGTCAGACCGACGACTCGCCGCCGCTGCCGGCCACCTCGACCGGCGGCGCATCGGGCAGCTCGGCCCGTGGCGTGCCGGCGAAGGTGAAGCTCGCGTCCGGTCCCTCGGCATCGACGCCCACCAGGACGATCTGGCCGGGGCCGACCTCGCCGTACAGCATCTTCTCGGCGAGCACGTCCTCGATCTCGCGCTGGACGGTGCGCCGTAGCGGTCGGGCGCCCAGCACCGGGTCGAAGCCCCGCCTGGCCAACAGCTCCTTGGCCGCCGAGGTCAGCTCGAGCGACATGTCGCGGTCTTTCAGCCGCAGCTCCACGGCCGCGATCATGTTGTCGACCATCGCGATGATCTGGTCCTGCGTCAGCGGCGGGAACACGATCACCTCGTCGACACGGTTGAGGAACTCCGGGCGGAAGTGCTGCTTGAGCTCCTCCGAGACCTTCGCCTTCATCCGGTCGTAGTTGCCCGCGGTGTCGCTGCCCTGGTTGAAGCCGAGGCTGACTCCCTTGGAGATGTCGCGGGTGCCGAGGTTCGTGGTCATGATGATCACGGTGTTCTTGAAGTCGACGACCCGGCCCTGGGAGTCGGTGAGCCGACCCTCCTCGAGGATCTGCAGCAGCGAGTTGAAGATGTCCGGGTGGGCCTTCTCGACCTCGTCGAACAGCACCACCGAGAACGGCTTGCGCCGCACCTTCTCGGTCAGCTGGCCACCCTCCTCGTAGCCGACGTAGCCCGGAGGCGAGCCGAACAGCCGCGAGACGGTGTGCTTCTCGGAGAACTCGCTCATGTCGAGCTGGATCAGCGCGTCCTCGTCGCCGAAGAGGAACTCCGCGAGCGTCTTGGACAGCCACGTCTTCCCGACGCCGGACGGGCCGGCGAAGATGAACGAGCCGCCGGGGCGCTTGGGGTCCTTCAGGCCGGCACGGGTACGACGGATCGCGCGGCTCAGCGCCTTGACGGCCTCCTCCTGGCCGATGACCCGCCGGTGCAGCTCGTCCTCCATCTTGAGCAGCCGCGTGGACTCCTCCTCGGAAAGCTTCACGATCGGGATGCCGGTCGCGACGGCGAGCACCTCGGCGATCAGCTCCTCGTCGACCTCGGCGACGACGTCCATGTCGCCCGAGCGCCACTGCTTCTCACGCTCGGCCTTGGCCAGCAGCAGGTGCTTCTCCTCGTCACGCAGCGACGCAGCGGCCTCGAAGTCCTGGCCGTCGATGGCGCCCTCCTTGCGGCGGCGCACCTCGGAGATCTTGTCGTCGAACTCGCGCAGGTCCGGCGGCGCGGTCATCCGCCGGATCCGGAGCCGGGAGCCGGCCTCGTCGATGAGGTCGATCGCCTTGTCGGGCAGGAACCGGTCGGAGATGTAGCGGTCGGCGAGCGTGGCCGCCGACACCAGCGCCTCGTCGGTGATCGTCACCCGGTGGTGCGCCTCGTAGCGGTCCCGCAGGCCCTTGAGCATCTCGATGGTGTGCGCGATCGACGGCTCGGCGACCTGGATCGGCTGGAAGCGGCGCTCGAGCGCGGCGTCCTTCTCCAGGTGCTTGCGGTACTCGTCGAGCGTGGTCGCGCCGATGGTCTGCAGCTCGCCACGGGCCAGCATCGGCTTGAGGATGCTGGCCGCGTCGATCGCGCCCTCGGCCGCACCGGCGCCGACGAGCGTGTGGATCTCGTCGATGAACAGCACGATGTCGCCACGGGTGCGGATCTCCTTGAGCACCTTCTTCAGGCGCTCCTCGAAGTCGCCGCGGTAGCGCGACCCGGCGACCAGCGCGCCGAGGTCGAGGGTGTAGATCTGCTTGTCCTTCAGCGTCTCGGGCACGTCGCCGCGGACGATGTCCTGCGCCAGGCCCTCCACGATCGTGGTCTTGCCGACGCCGGGCTCTCCGATCAGCACCGGGTTGTTCTTGGTACGGCGGGACAGGATCTGCATGACCCGCTCGATCTCCTTCTCGCGGCCGATGACCGGATCGAGCTTGCCCTCCTTCGCCGCCTGGGTCAGGTTCCGGCCGAACTGGTCGAGCACCAGGCTCGAGGACGGGCCGGCCTCCGGCGCCGTACCAGCGGTCTGGGTCTCCTTGCCCTGGTAGCCGCTGAGCAGCTGGATGACCTGCTGGCGGACCCGGTTGAGGTCGGCGCCCATCTTCTGCAGGACCTGGGCGGCGACGCCCTCGCCCTCGCGGATCAGGCCGAGCAGGATGTGCTCGGTGCCGATGTAGTTGTGGCCGAGCTGCAGCGCCTCGCGCAGCGACAGCTCCAGGACCTTCTTGGCGCGCGGCGTGAAGGGGATGTGGCCGGTGGGCGCCTGCTGGCCCTGGCCGATGATCTCCTCGACCTGGGCACGCACGCCCTCCAGCGAGATGCCGAGACTCTCCAGGGACTTCGCGGCAATGCCGTCGCCCTCGTGGATCAGCCCGAGCAGGATGTGCTCGGTGCCGATGTAGTTGTGCGAGAGCATGCGGGCCTCTTCCTGGGCCAGCACGACAACTCGTCGGGCTCGGTCGGTGAACCGCTCGAACATGTGCATCGCTCCTCAAGATCGCCGGGCGGGCGGTGTGCCCCGATGAAGGCTTCCCGGCACCTCGTCCAACCCTTCCCCCAGCCTACGTGTTCCGGGCCAGCAACGGATTCGCTCTCAGCGAAACCGCGGCCGTGGGTGGTCGATACCCTCCGGGCCCACATCCCCCTGCCAACTGCACGTTCTCGAGCCGTATTTCCTGCGGTTCGCAGGGCGACGGGACGGTCCTGCTGGGTCCCCTCAGCGGCCGGCCGGACCAGCGGGTGCTCGTAGGCGAACATCGCTTCCATAGCTTGGCCCGCGACAGCGGTATCGAAAATCTGACGTCACTGATCCCCGTTCCGGGAACGGTCTCGGTGCGACTGGGCCGTTCCCAGACAGTGAGGTCGCCGTGATCAACTCTTGGATCGGCACCGTAATCGGCATATGGACGTTGGCGTTTGCTGGCTCGTCACATGGCTCGCCAGCGCTCCGCGTCTACACGGAACCCGGCAAACCTACCGAACCGACGAGCTTCAACCTGCGGGGGACGTAATGCCGATACTCCCGAGCAGAAAACAGCTGCATCTCTCACCATCACATCGGAGTCGGGCGATGTGCTGCAGCTGGATTCTGGCCAAGACTTCGATCTCAGGACGCTGACGTATGGCGCCTAGCCTTGCCCCTGGAGCTGGGCTGTGACGAAGTCAAGCGAGGTGTTGAAGGCCGAAACCGTGTAGTCCCGTCCCGGGTCATCGCGTTGGGCGCAGGAGAAGAACCGTTGACCGGTGGTCGGCACATTGAGAGCGCCTCCGCCATGCGGAAGGCGTAGCCTCGCGGACACGATGTGGGTGGCGTCCCTGCCGACACAGGCGTTCTTCGCGACCAGGAGGTACGCACGCGTATGGTCGCCAAGTCGAATAGCCGGACCCCTAGAAGCGAGCGATGGGGCGACGTACTGCGTCTTCGCATCGAACGTCAGTTGAACCTGCGAACCGTTCCGGTCGAAGAATGTCGCCGTCGGCCGGCCCTGGAGCAGGCATGGGCCTCCATGAACCCGGGTGATCTGATAGCTCAGCGGAATCTCTTGAGTCATGGGCGAGACCGGACGCGACGGGACAATGCTCAGATCACTCGAACGGCAGTAAGGCGCAGTTGGGCTGGGCATTGTCGTTCTCGGAGACGTCGCGACGGTGGTGCCTCCTGAAGGATTCGACGCCGGACGGAACCCGAGGCTCCAAACCAGGACCACCGCAGCTGCGACACCGATAACCGGGATGACTCGCAACGCCCAGGCCCTTCGGGCACGTTCACGGTTCCCACGGCGTCTGATCTCCTCAATCACAGCGGCGAACGGGCGGACGGGCGAGGCTTCAGCGACCGCGTGCAACTCGGCACGGACACGCTCTTCCAAGTCGCTCATGTTCCTGGCTCCCTTTCTTCTCCCGAGCTCAAGCGCACGCCTGACCGGCCAAGCGTGCGCAGGGCGTCCGAGGACTGTGACTTGACGGTGCCCTCGGAGCAGCCCAGCAGGTCAGCGGTCTCGCGCACCGTCATATCCTCGTAATAGCGCAGCACGAGCACCGCACGCTGCCGAGGCGGCAGTTGGCGCACTTGGGCCCACAGGTCGAGGCGGTCGACATCGTCGTCTGTGGTGTCTGTCCACGGTTGAGCACTGCCCACGACCTTGAGCTTGGCCTGGCCGACGGCCGCTCGGCGACGAGCCGACACAATCGTGTTGACGAGGACTTTGACGATGTATGCGTCCGGCCGGTCCGCGCGACGCACCCGCGGCCATTTGGCGTAGACCGCGACCATTGCGCTCTGGAGGAAGTCTTCAGCATCCTGCGGACCGCCAGCCAACAGCGTGGCCAATCTGGCCCAGGAGTCCCACCTGGCCGCGACCAGTTCCTCGAAGTCGCTGTCGCTTGAGTCGCCGAGCGCCACCATTGCGGTCCTTTCCACTCTTTCGACGCACGAGCACGGGACTGGGTTGGGTCATCGCCGGATATTCCCACCTCGCTCGGCACGTCGACAGCCTGAGCAGGCTCAGCGGCCGGGCTGTACCAGACCGTGCTCGTAGGCGAAGACCACCGCCTGGATCCGGTCGCGCAGGCCGAGCTCGCGCAGCACGTCGCCAACGTGTGACTTGACCGTCTCGGTCCCGATGAACAGCTCGCCGGCGATCTCGGCGTTCGAAAGGCCTCGCGCGACCAGCAGCAGCACCTCTCGCTGGCGGGGGCTCAGCCGCTCCACCGCGCCGTCCGGCAGGTGGGGACCGCGGCGCGCGAAGTCCTCGACGAGCCGCCTGGTCACCGCCGGCCCGAGCAGCATCGACCCGTCCGCGACCATCCGGACACCCTCGACCAGCCTGTCGGCGGTCACGTCCTTGAGCAGGAAGCCGCTGGCCCCGGCCCGGATCGCGTCGAAGAC includes:
- a CDS encoding ATP-dependent Clp protease ATP-binding subunit; the encoded protein is MFERFTDRARRVVVLAQEEARMLSHNYIGTEHILLGLIHEGDGIAAKSLESLGISLEGVRAQVEEIIGQGQQAPTGHIPFTPRAKKVLELSLREALQLGHNYIGTEHILLGLIREGEGVAAQVLQKMGADLNRVRQQVIQLLSGYQGKETQTAGTAPEAGPSSSLVLDQFGRNLTQAAKEGKLDPVIGREKEIERVMQILSRRTKNNPVLIGEPGVGKTTIVEGLAQDIVRGDVPETLKDKQIYTLDLGALVAGSRYRGDFEERLKKVLKEIRTRGDIVLFIDEIHTLVGAGAAEGAIDAASILKPMLARGELQTIGATTLDEYRKHLEKDAALERRFQPIQVAEPSIAHTIEMLKGLRDRYEAHHRVTITDEALVSAATLADRYISDRFLPDKAIDLIDEAGSRLRIRRMTAPPDLREFDDKISEVRRRKEGAIDGQDFEAAASLRDEEKHLLLAKAEREKQWRSGDMDVVAEVDEELIAEVLAVATGIPIVKLSEEESTRLLKMEDELHRRVIGQEEAVKALSRAIRRTRAGLKDPKRPGGSFIFAGPSGVGKTWLSKTLAEFLFGDEDALIQLDMSEFSEKHTVSRLFGSPPGYVGYEEGGQLTEKVRRKPFSVVLFDEVEKAHPDIFNSLLQILEEGRLTDSQGRVVDFKNTVIIMTTNLGTRDISKGVSLGFNQGSDTAGNYDRMKAKVSEELKQHFRPEFLNRVDEVIVFPPLTQDQIIAMVDNMIAAVELRLKDRDMSLELTSAAKELLARRGFDPVLGARPLRRTVQREIEDVLAEKMLYGEVGPGQIVLVGVDAEGPDASFTFAGTPRAELPDAPPVEVAGSGGESSV
- a CDS encoding SigE family RNA polymerase sigma factor: MALGDSSDSDFEELVAARWDSWARLATLLAGGPQDAEDFLQSAMVAVYAKWPRVRRADRPDAYIVKVLVNTIVSARRRAAVGQAKLKVVGSAQPWTDTTDDDVDRLDLWAQVRQLPPRQRAVLVLRYYEDMTVRETADLLGCSEGTVKSQSSDALRTLGRSGVRLSSGEEREPGT
- a CDS encoding response regulator transcription factor, whose translation is MTTVVVADDQPVICAGFAALLDAQEDLEVVGTAGNGLDLLSLVEKHQPDVALVDVRMPELDGIAATGQITRDHDTRVLILTTFDLDAYVFDAIRAGASGFLLKDVTADRLVEGVRMVADGSMLLGPAVTRRLVEDFARRGPHLPDGAVERLSPRQREVLLLVARGLSNAEIAGELFIGTETVKSHVGDVLRELGLRDRIQAVVFAYEHGLVQPGR